In Nitrospirota bacterium, a single window of DNA contains:
- a CDS encoding cytochrome-c peroxidase, with protein MKRISDISFFRAICCGVLLAAGFLLMFGIPSNASAEDKDLKEIHAWSGEELRILRSLSLSSLPPIPKDPSNKHADDPRAIALGKKLFFDKKFSANGKVSCAICHIPEDSFTDKLPLAKGMGTTTRRTMPLIGNAYNAWFFWDGRKDSLWSQAIGPIESSVEHGFTRSMCAHLIADRYKKEYEEIFGKLPRIDHKTCPPKASPGTGNPVALKAWQAMKPQDRDSVNRIYANIGKAIAAFVAQILPQSAPFDKYVDAVVKNELETADKLMKKDAVEGLRLFIGKAKCTNCHTGPLFTNSSFHDIGIGNVKDKGRADGIIKVMTDEFNCFGKYSDAKPDECSELRFIDTNKTKYVGAFKTPTLRNVAERPPYMHAGQLKTLSEVLSFYQRSSSRELGHQALTNAELLKIEAFLKTLSSPLGYP; from the coding sequence GTGAAAAGGATATCTGATATCTCTTTTTTCAGGGCTATTTGTTGCGGTGTATTGCTGGCCGCCGGGTTTTTGCTGATGTTCGGCATTCCGTCAAATGCATCAGCAGAAGATAAAGATCTGAAAGAGATTCATGCATGGAGCGGAGAAGAGTTAAGAATTCTCCGCTCCCTTTCACTTTCTTCCCTTCCGCCGATCCCAAAAGACCCATCCAATAAGCATGCTGACGATCCCAGGGCAATAGCGCTCGGCAAAAAACTCTTCTTTGATAAAAAGTTCAGCGCTAACGGCAAGGTCTCCTGCGCAATCTGTCATATTCCTGAGGACAGCTTTACTGATAAACTTCCTCTTGCCAAAGGCATGGGCACGACCACGAGACGGACCATGCCTCTGATCGGTAATGCATACAATGCATGGTTCTTCTGGGATGGCAGAAAGGACAGCCTCTGGTCACAGGCGATCGGGCCTATCGAGAGCTCTGTGGAGCACGGCTTCACCCGTTCAATGTGCGCGCATCTGATAGCAGACAGGTATAAAAAAGAATATGAAGAAATATTCGGCAAGCTCCCCCGAATAGATCATAAGACCTGCCCGCCAAAGGCAAGCCCGGGTACAGGAAATCCCGTTGCCCTGAAGGCCTGGCAGGCAATGAAACCTCAGGACAGGGACAGTGTCAACAGGATCTATGCGAATATCGGCAAGGCCATTGCTGCCTTTGTGGCCCAGATCCTGCCCCAGTCAGCGCCCTTTGATAAATACGTTGATGCAGTAGTGAAGAACGAACTTGAAACGGCAGATAAGCTCATGAAGAAAGATGCGGTTGAAGGTTTGAGGCTTTTCATCGGCAAGGCAAAATGCACGAACTGCCACACGGGCCCACTCTTTACGAACAGCAGTTTCCATGATATCGGCATTGGCAATGTTAAGGACAAAGGCAGGGCTGACGGCATCATCAAGGTTATGACGGACGAGTTCAACTGTTTCGGTAAATACAGTGATGCAAAACCGGATGAATGTTCGGAGCTGAGATTCATAGACACGAACAAGACTAAATACGTTGGTGCGTTCAAGACGCCTACCTTGCGGAATGTCGCAGAGAGACCGCCATATATGCATGCCGGCCAACTGAAGACCCTGTCCGAAGTCCTGAGTTTCTACCAGCGCAGTTCAAGCAGGGAGCTCGGGCATCAGGCACTTACCAATGCAGAACTGTTAAAGATTGAAGCTTTCCTGAAAACATTGAGTTCCCCGTTAGGCTATCCGTAG
- a CDS encoding sigma-70 family RNA polymerase sigma factor, translated as MHEDKDRELVALCRKGDIDAFEILVRNYQKKMFNMAFRITGSMEDASEVVQDAFVSAYRNLKRFEERSQFSTWIYAITVNTARNRLTQARTRSRHETDSLDDPSSAGEDMKKFEPASGEPSALDLLSRKEQQLKVQECLNRLDHDFREVIVLRDVQGFSYDEISAILSIAAGTVKSRIFRARESVKECLKKMLGDW; from the coding sequence ATGCACGAAGACAAGGACCGGGAGCTTGTTGCCCTCTGCCGAAAGGGCGATATTGACGCATTTGAAATACTGGTGAGGAATTATCAGAAGAAAATGTTCAACATGGCATTCCGTATAACAGGCAGCATGGAAGATGCCTCTGAAGTCGTTCAGGACGCTTTTGTCTCTGCGTATCGAAATCTTAAGCGCTTTGAAGAGCGGTCGCAGTTTTCGACCTGGATTTATGCCATAACCGTGAACACCGCAAGGAACAGACTGACTCAGGCCAGGACAAGAAGCCGGCATGAGACTGATTCTCTTGATGACCCTTCATCTGCCGGTGAGGATATGAAAAAGTTCGAGCCTGCGTCAGGCGAGCCATCCGCTCTTGACCTGCTGAGCCGGAAAGAGCAGCAGCTGAAGGTCCAGGAATGTCTGAACAGGCTGGATCATGATTTCCGGGAAGTGATCGTTCTGAGGGATGTACAAGGTTTTTCTTATGATGAGATCAGCGCCATACTCAGTATTGCGGCCGGCACGGTCAAGTCACGTATATTCAGGGCACGTGAGTCTGTAAAAGAATGCCTGAAGAAGATGTTGGGAGACTGGTAG
- a CDS encoding 4Fe-4S binding protein: protein MRQKIRNGIILITFFLFPAIFYYLSPVLIIQSSSQGVINGSFVIFFLLFFSSLFLGRGYCGWVCPAAGCQEAIFLARDKKVTSGNRIKWFIWIPWISTIFILAIKSGGYRQTNFFYMTTHGLSVVDVQSHITYLIVLFLLIVLPAFIFGKRSFCHHLCWMAPFMIAGRKIRNYFHWNSLQLRPKPETCKHCHSCNEHCPMSLSVEEMVHQENMENAECILCGNCVDSCKHGAIEFDWNRSK from the coding sequence ATGAGACAAAAAATCCGGAACGGTATCATTTTAATCACTTTTTTTCTCTTCCCGGCAATTTTCTATTATCTGTCTCCTGTGCTCATTATTCAGTCAAGCTCACAGGGCGTAATCAATGGAAGTTTCGTAATTTTTTTCCTATTATTTTTCAGTTCTCTTTTCTTGGGCAGAGGATATTGTGGCTGGGTTTGTCCTGCCGCTGGTTGTCAGGAGGCTATTTTTCTTGCAAGGGATAAAAAAGTAACTTCGGGCAATCGCATTAAATGGTTCATCTGGATACCATGGATAAGCACGATTTTCATTTTGGCAATCAAGTCTGGAGGATATCGCCAAACCAACTTTTTCTATATGACGACACACGGTCTTTCCGTCGTAGACGTCCAGAGCCATATTACCTACCTCATCGTTCTATTTCTCCTTATCGTCTTACCGGCGTTTATTTTTGGCAAGCGATCCTTTTGCCATCATTTATGCTGGATGGCTCCTTTTATGATCGCAGGCAGAAAGATTAGAAATTATTTCCATTGGAACTCATTACAGTTAAGGCCAAAACCAGAAACGTGTAAACATTGTCACTCCTGCAACGAACATTGTCCAATGAGCCTCTCCGTAGAAGAAATGGTTCATCAAGAAAACATGGAAAATGCCGAGTGCATTCTCTGCGGCAACTGTGTTGATAGTTGCAAGCATGGTGCAATTGAATTTGATTGGAATAGATCAAAATAG
- a CDS encoding response regulator: MECKALVRPIDILLVEDNPGDVDLAREALGMGKLHNTLHVVQDGVAAMSFLLKTGKYVNAPRPDLIILDLNLPKKDGRQVLAEIKNDAELKRIPVVILTTSRAEEDILKTYNLHANCYITKPIDMKQFLHVVQSIEEFWLCIVSLPNGARK, from the coding sequence ATGGAGTGCAAGGCGTTAGTACGGCCGATTGATATTCTTCTGGTTGAGGACAATCCGGGTGATGTTGATTTGGCTCGGGAGGCCTTAGGTATGGGCAAACTGCATAATACGCTGCATGTTGTGCAGGACGGTGTTGCGGCTATGAGCTTTCTTTTGAAAACAGGAAAATATGTCAATGCACCACGGCCTGACCTTATTATCTTAGATCTGAATCTGCCCAAAAAAGACGGCCGCCAGGTGCTTGCAGAAATTAAGAATGACGCGGAGCTCAAACGCATTCCGGTCGTCATTCTTACGACCTCGCGCGCAGAGGAGGACATCCTCAAGACCTATAACCTGCATGCCAACTGCTACATCACAAAACCGATCGACATGAAACAGTTTCTGCATGTGGTCCAGTCCATTGAGGAGTTCTGGCTCTGTATAGTGTCTCTTCCCAACGGAGCCAGAAAATGA
- a CDS encoding PAS domain S-box protein, translating to MKCETTEALNESRERLGLLIEGVKDHAIIMLDPNGNVMSWNPGAERINGYSEEEIIGRNFSCFYPQEYIEQDKPVQELKEAVAKGRFEGEGWRVRKDGARFWADVVITALYDKDGLLRGFAKITRDVTERKRAEDRLNETLTDLQRSNKELEQFAYVASHDLQEPLRMVASYTQLLAERYENQLDDKAKKFIHYAVDGAVRMQLLINDLLVFSRIGTRGRPPEPVEAYAVLEEAKNNMKMNIDEAKAIITNDVLPEVRADASQLVQVFQNLIGNAVKFRGTDDPKIQISARDEGVEWLFSVNDNGIGMEQQYADKVFVIFQRLHTKEEYPGSGIGLAICKKIVERHGGRIWFESEPGKGTTFYFTIPK from the coding sequence ATGAAATGTGAGACGACTGAGGCGCTGAATGAAAGCCGTGAGAGACTCGGCTTATTAATAGAAGGAGTAAAAGACCACGCAATAATTATGCTGGACCCCAATGGCAATGTGATGAGCTGGAATCCTGGTGCAGAGCGAATTAACGGGTACAGTGAAGAAGAAATAATTGGCAGGAACTTCTCCTGTTTCTATCCTCAGGAATATATTGAACAGGACAAACCCGTGCAGGAATTAAAAGAGGCAGTTGCGAAAGGACGGTTCGAGGGCGAGGGATGGCGGGTGCGTAAAGACGGCGCCCGGTTCTGGGCTGATGTTGTTATTACCGCGCTCTATGACAAGGATGGGTTGCTGAGGGGATTTGCCAAGATAACCCGCGATGTCACCGAACGCAAGCGTGCTGAGGACCGGCTTAATGAGACCCTGACTGATCTTCAACGCTCCAATAAAGAGCTGGAACAATTCGCCTACGTGGCTTCTCACGACCTGCAGGAGCCTTTGCGCATGGTTGCGAGCTACACGCAGCTGCTTGCAGAACGGTATGAAAATCAGCTCGATGACAAAGCCAAAAAGTTTATCCACTATGCTGTGGATGGTGCGGTCCGCATGCAGCTGCTGATAAATGATCTCCTGGTCTTTTCCCGCATAGGAACGAGGGGAAGACCTCCTGAGCCGGTTGAAGCGTACGCAGTGCTGGAAGAGGCAAAAAATAATATGAAGATGAATATTGATGAGGCGAAGGCAATCATCACGAATGACGTGCTCCCCGAAGTGCGGGCCGATGCGTCCCAACTGGTGCAGGTATTTCAGAACCTGATAGGCAATGCAGTAAAATTCCGCGGGACGGATGACCCTAAAATTCAAATTTCCGCAAGGGACGAAGGTGTGGAATGGCTTTTTTCCGTTAATGACAATGGCATTGGCATGGAGCAACAGTATGCTGACAAGGTATTTGTCATTTTTCAGCGGCTTCATACTAAGGAAGAGTATCCCGGCAGCGGAATCGGTCTTGCCATCTGCAAGAAAATAGTTGAACGCCATGGCGGCCGGATATGGTTTGAGTCAGAGCCTGGAAAAGGGACGACGTTCTATTTTACTATTCCCAAATAG
- a CDS encoding DUF4139 domain-containing protein, with protein MKKKLISIAASLLCLITTGLPAAAEKEAAKPVLSTGVGDQTGIAITIYNVNLGLVKDTRQLKILKGSSELKFMDVASQIIPASVHIKSLVSSDSLSVIEQNYEYDLLNPQRLLDKYVGKEVKLYQKNPYTEREEVITATLLSNNGGPIFRINNEITFGHPGRIIFPEVPENLISKPTLVWLLENSLSSMQKVEASYLTNGITWRADYVVTLNAKDNKADLSGWVTIDNKSGATYRDAKLKLVAGDINRVKDEQDYKYKMMRVAEAAMAKPAPQFKEEEFFEYHIYTLERPSTIRDNQTKQISLVSADSIPVKKELVFKGANYYYTSRYGDAITNQKVTVLVEIQNKKDHNLGMPLPKGTVRVYKHDAEGSLQFVGEDSIDHTPKDEKIRIKLGDAFDVVGTRKQMDWKKIASDTYEASFEISLRNHKKEDIVVKVVEPIPGDWTMLSSSHEYTKAAAFTAEFNIPVPKDKEVKLTYRVKMRY; from the coding sequence ATGAAGAAAAAACTTATTTCGATTGCAGCCAGTCTGCTCTGTCTCATCACCACAGGATTGCCGGCGGCAGCCGAAAAAGAAGCTGCGAAACCCGTGCTGTCAACCGGGGTCGGGGACCAGACAGGGATCGCCATCACCATTTACAACGTCAACCTCGGGCTCGTAAAGGACACAAGGCAGCTGAAGATTCTGAAAGGAAGCAGTGAGCTGAAGTTCATGGATGTCGCATCGCAGATCATCCCGGCAAGTGTTCATATCAAGTCACTGGTAAGCAGCGACAGCCTGTCGGTAATTGAGCAGAATTATGAATACGACCTTCTGAATCCCCAGAGGCTCCTGGATAAATATGTTGGCAAAGAGGTGAAGCTCTATCAGAAAAACCCGTACACGGAGAGGGAAGAGGTCATCACAGCCACCCTGCTCTCGAACAACGGCGGCCCTATCTTCAGGATCAACAATGAGATAACCTTCGGCCATCCCGGTCGAATCATTTTTCCGGAAGTGCCTGAGAATCTGATCTCGAAACCGACCCTGGTCTGGCTGCTCGAAAACAGCCTTTCATCCATGCAGAAGGTTGAGGCATCCTATCTCACTAACGGCATCACCTGGCGCGCGGACTATGTCGTAACGCTCAATGCAAAAGACAATAAAGCCGACCTGTCCGGATGGGTGACGATCGACAACAAAAGCGGCGCAACATACAGAGATGCAAAACTGAAGCTTGTTGCCGGAGATATCAACAGGGTGAAGGACGAGCAGGACTATAAATACAAGATGATGCGTGTTGCTGAAGCCGCAATGGCCAAGCCGGCCCCACAGTTTAAAGAGGAGGAGTTCTTTGAATACCACATCTACACGCTTGAACGTCCATCTACGATCAGGGACAACCAGACCAAGCAGATCAGTCTGGTCAGCGCTGATTCGATACCAGTAAAAAAAGAACTCGTTTTCAAAGGCGCCAATTACTACTACACCTCGAGGTACGGCGATGCCATCACAAACCAGAAGGTGACTGTCCTTGTGGAGATCCAGAACAAGAAAGACCATAACCTCGGCATGCCCCTTCCAAAAGGCACGGTAAGGGTGTATAAGCATGACGCAGAGGGCAGCCTGCAGTTCGTGGGAGAGGATTCGATCGATCATACGCCCAAAGACGAAAAGATCCGGATCAAATTAGGCGATGCCTTTGATGTTGTGGGCACGCGCAAACAGATGGACTGGAAGAAGATCGCGTCAGACACGTATGAGGCAAGCTTCGAGATATCGCTCAGAAACCACAAGAAAGAAGATATCGTAGTAAAGGTCGTGGAACCGATCCCTGGCGACTGGACCATGCTCAGTTCATCTCATGAATATACAAAGGCCGCAGCCTTCACTGCTGAATTCAATATCCCTGTGCCGAAGGACAAGGAAGTTAAGCTCACGTACCGGGTGAAGATGAGGTATTAA
- a CDS encoding ferritin family protein, with translation MISEAVATAIKMETDAIAFYEESANKAHHAFGREMFKGFVKDERRHLAMLQNLFKGMGLKEDFASPRAEIKTVFSMLKDQMMQRAEAVQSELDAIKIALDMEKAGFDFYTIAAANAPTPEEKKLFERLVIEENDHFSILNETYTFLENTGQWFMYEERGIVEG, from the coding sequence ATGATATCAGAAGCAGTTGCAACAGCGATCAAGATGGAGACCGATGCCATTGCATTTTATGAGGAATCCGCAAACAAGGCTCATCACGCCTTTGGCAGGGAAATGTTCAAGGGTTTCGTAAAAGACGAGAGGCGGCATCTCGCAATGCTTCAGAACCTTTTCAAGGGCATGGGGCTGAAGGAGGATTTCGCCAGCCCAAGGGCAGAGATCAAGACCGTTTTCAGCATGCTTAAGGACCAGATGATGCAGAGGGCCGAGGCTGTTCAGAGCGAACTGGATGCGATCAAGATCGCGCTCGACATGGAAAAGGCGGGTTTTGATTTTTATACAATAGCTGCGGCAAACGCCCCGACGCCGGAAGAAAAGAAGCTCTTCGAGCGTCTTGTGATCGAAGAGAACGATCATTTTTCGATACTCAACGAAACCTATACGTTTCTCGAGAACACCGGCCAGTGGTTCATGTACGAAGAGAGAGGGATCGTCGAAGGATAA
- a CDS encoding FixH family protein has protein sequence MIKKIGVILLAVAFLGSMAWAPVFDSVQAAENAAKCGCGKDCQCDHCKTGKGDCACRTDGKTGCSCGKDCQCEHCKTGKGECQCKAGAKGCFCKGGSKGGCQCGKNCQCDHCKSGKGTCSCKGGGKDGCNCGHCDADHKNMKARHGKHGKGCNYKTDAAAGAASDDVKAPTADADYARTMLSKSGTFKASYTSESDAVPVNKLMSWKLNVETADGKAVKDAEITVAGDMPEHGHGLPTQPKVKNNNDGTYVVEGIKFSMTGWWTMTFTVKAGGKTDIVTFNLQLK, from the coding sequence ATGATCAAAAAGATTGGAGTAATTCTTCTCGCAGTAGCATTTCTCGGATCCATGGCGTGGGCGCCTGTTTTTGATTCTGTTCAAGCAGCGGAGAACGCGGCGAAATGCGGGTGCGGCAAGGACTGCCAGTGTGACCACTGCAAGACCGGCAAGGGCGACTGCGCATGCAGGACTGACGGTAAGACCGGATGCAGCTGCGGAAAAGATTGCCAGTGCGAACATTGCAAGACTGGTAAGGGAGAGTGTCAGTGCAAGGCCGGAGCAAAGGGATGCTTTTGCAAGGGTGGTAGCAAAGGCGGGTGCCAGTGCGGTAAGAACTGTCAGTGTGACCACTGCAAGAGTGGTAAGGGCACATGCTCCTGCAAGGGTGGCGGCAAAGACGGCTGTAACTGCGGACACTGTGATGCAGATCACAAGAATATGAAAGCCAGACACGGAAAGCACGGAAAAGGCTGCAACTATAAGACCGACGCCGCTGCCGGCGCAGCTTCAGATGATGTGAAAGCGCCGACTGCAGATGCTGACTATGCCAGGACCATGCTGTCAAAAAGTGGAACATTCAAGGCCTCCTATACGAGTGAGTCTGATGCAGTTCCTGTGAACAAGCTCATGAGCTGGAAGCTGAATGTGGAGACTGCTGACGGAAAGGCAGTGAAGGATGCTGAGATCACGGTAGCCGGCGATATGCCGGAGCATGGTCACGGGTTGCCTACACAGCCCAAGGTGAAGAATAACAACGACGGCACGTATGTTGTTGAAGGCATCAAGTTCAGCATGACCGGCTGGTGGACCATGACATTCACGGTCAAGGCAGGCGGAAAGACCGATATCGTTACCTTTAATCTCCAGCTGAAATAG
- a CDS encoding response regulator, translating into MTEGFKILLIEDNPGDTDLIEEMLTAAKVSFELTRVDRLSDGIEQIQSEDYSVILLDLGLPDSQGLETLTKLNKNGPKAPIIVLTGLADETIGTQAVKDGAQDYLIKGQIDHKLLSRAIKHAIERAKLEFEREQYFKFFQTSTDLMCIADPNGSFIKTNPSCSETLGYTEAELVSKPFIEFVHPDDKQATLDEMARQLRIGYSLNFENRYVHKDGSLRWLSWRAIYNKDDGITYATARDITERRSLENQLRHAQKLEGIGQLAGGIAHDFNNVLNAVVGYAGLLQMQMDAADPLRKYVDEIASAGMRGAALTQQILAFSRKQVLDMKPANLNEIIKGIEKMLHRLVREDISIEISLFGKDLIVLADASQIDQILINLATNARDAMPSGGRLNISTEFFVMHDDYVVMHGYGKAGEYALLRVSDTGCGMDADTLSRIFEPFFTTKEVGKGTGLGLAVVHGLVKQHNGFINVYSEVGNGTVFKIFLPLTKYAEEETEEKPVAGITVGTETILIAEDDAPLRRLSSVVMRNAGYTVIEAVDGEDALRKFIDNREKIGLVILDGIMPKKNGREVYDEIHRIGPDMKAIFMSGYAEEIFTHGGIPDKGVVFISKPVKPDDLLRKVREVLDSH; encoded by the coding sequence ATGACCGAAGGGTTCAAGATACTGCTGATCGAGGACAATCCGGGAGATACAGACCTCATAGAGGAGATGCTGACCGCTGCCAAGGTCAGTTTTGAGCTTACGCGTGTCGACCGTTTATCTGATGGAATTGAACAGATTCAATCGGAAGATTATTCTGTAATTTTACTGGATCTCGGCCTTCCGGACAGCCAGGGGTTAGAAACGCTTACGAAATTGAATAAAAACGGACCGAAAGCGCCGATTATCGTGCTTACCGGACTTGCAGATGAAACGATAGGGACCCAGGCAGTTAAAGACGGCGCGCAGGATTATTTAATCAAAGGACAGATAGACCATAAGCTGCTTTCGCGGGCAATAAAACACGCAATTGAACGTGCCAAGCTTGAATTTGAGCGGGAACAGTATTTTAAATTCTTTCAAACCTCTACTGACCTAATGTGCATCGCTGATCCAAATGGGTCTTTCATAAAGACAAACCCTTCCTGTTCGGAAACGCTCGGGTATACCGAGGCAGAGCTTGTGTCAAAGCCGTTCATCGAATTTGTTCATCCCGATGACAAACAGGCAACCCTTGATGAAATGGCCAGACAGCTGCGAATAGGCTATTCGCTCAATTTTGAAAACCGGTATGTTCATAAGGATGGTTCGTTGCGGTGGCTGTCGTGGCGGGCGATCTATAATAAAGATGATGGAATTACCTATGCCACGGCACGCGACATTACTGAACGCAGAAGTCTTGAAAACCAGCTTCGCCACGCCCAGAAACTTGAGGGGATCGGACAGCTTGCAGGAGGGATCGCGCACGATTTCAATAATGTGCTTAATGCGGTAGTTGGTTATGCCGGTTTGCTCCAGATGCAGATGGATGCCGCCGACCCTCTCCGGAAATATGTGGACGAGATCGCTTCTGCCGGCATGCGTGGTGCAGCACTTACGCAGCAGATCCTTGCGTTCAGCCGGAAGCAGGTGCTCGACATGAAGCCTGCAAACCTGAATGAGATCATCAAGGGTATAGAGAAAATGCTGCACAGGCTTGTTCGGGAGGATATAAGCATTGAGATAAGCCTTTTTGGCAAAGACCTGATTGTTCTGGCTGATGCGAGTCAGATAGACCAGATACTGATCAACCTTGCGACCAATGCCCGTGACGCCATGCCGTCTGGCGGCAGGCTGAATATTTCTACAGAGTTCTTTGTCATGCATGATGATTATGTTGTGATGCATGGTTATGGTAAAGCCGGTGAATATGCTCTTCTTAGGGTGTCAGATACCGGCTGCGGCATGGACGCTGATACCCTGTCCCGCATATTCGAGCCTTTCTTCACAACAAAGGAAGTGGGCAAGGGCACAGGACTGGGTCTTGCTGTAGTGCATGGCTTGGTGAAACAACATAATGGTTTTATCAATGTATACAGCGAGGTTGGAAATGGCACGGTCTTCAAGATCTTTCTGCCGCTGACAAAGTATGCAGAGGAAGAGACTGAGGAAAAGCCTGTCGCCGGTATTACGGTCGGCACAGAGACGATACTGATCGCGGAAGATGACGCGCCGTTGAGAAGACTTTCTTCAGTTGTCATGAGAAATGCCGGGTACACCGTGATCGAAGCAGTCGACGGCGAGGATGCATTGCGAAAATTTATCGATAATCGTGAAAAGATAGGGCTGGTCATCCTTGATGGTATCATGCCAAAGAAGAACGGCAGAGAGGTGTATGATGAGATACACAGGATCGGACCTGACATGAAGGCCATTTTTATGAGTGGTTATGCCGAGGAGATCTTTACCCATGGAGGCATTCCGGATAAGGGAGTAGTCTTTATCTCGAAACCGGTAAAACCCGACGATCTGCTCAGGAAGGTGCGGGAGGTGCTGGACAGTCACTAA
- a CDS encoding transporter: MHIRKLLIFAVVIIVLVSGTAFAHHPSGGAGLGQTGPIRTVSATTLPQGKLSFAAQAEFIDLDGFSDSQLLGFAMQGKDAHTAESVFHSTVSMGYGITDNLSVSMKVSYEKIDNIREAHGDEPGEIHLHGNAKGIGDLTLMGQYRFLKTPDNLESALFLGLKIPTGKTNDRDIQGETFEAEFLPGTGSWNPILGIAATKRYGKVSLDGNLQYTFATRGTQFTNLGDMFDYNAALSYRVVSGTIAWDLILEANGEWKGKQRIRGEKDPNSGGNTLFLSPGMRLVFGKNFSTYLSIGIPLLQDMNGIQDDTKYKALFGASFSL; encoded by the coding sequence ATGCATATTCGTAAACTGTTGATCTTTGCTGTCGTTATTATAGTACTGGTTTCCGGGACTGCCTTTGCTCATCATCCTTCGGGAGGAGCCGGCCTGGGCCAGACAGGGCCGATCAGGACGGTATCAGCGACAACCCTGCCGCAGGGGAAGTTGTCCTTTGCTGCGCAGGCAGAGTTCATTGACCTTGATGGTTTCTCTGACAGCCAACTGCTCGGATTTGCGATGCAGGGAAAGGATGCCCATACTGCGGAATCGGTGTTTCACAGTACCGTGAGCATGGGGTATGGGATAACGGACAACCTTTCCGTCAGTATGAAGGTGTCTTACGAAAAGATCGACAATATTCGCGAGGCTCACGGCGATGAGCCGGGAGAGATCCATCTCCATGGTAATGCAAAGGGGATCGGCGATCTTACCCTGATGGGACAGTACCGCTTTCTGAAGACGCCTGATAATCTGGAATCTGCCCTGTTCCTTGGTCTCAAGATCCCGACGGGTAAGACGAACGATCGGGATATACAAGGTGAGACATTTGAGGCTGAGTTCCTGCCGGGCACCGGATCATGGAATCCGATCCTCGGCATAGCGGCAACGAAAAGATATGGCAAGGTTTCTCTGGACGGAAATCTCCAGTATACGTTCGCTACGCGCGGCACGCAGTTTACCAATCTCGGGGATATGTTCGATTATAATGCGGCGCTTTCCTACCGCGTAGTGAGCGGGACAATTGCATGGGATCTTATTCTCGAGGCAAACGGGGAATGGAAAGGGAAACAGAGGATCAGGGGAGAAAAAGATCCAAACAGCGGCGGTAATACATTATTTCTTTCTCCGGGGATGCGGCTTGTCTTTGGCAAGAACTTCTCCACTTATCTTTCTATAGGTATTCCGCTTCTTCAGGACATGAACGGTATCCAGGATGACACAAAATACAAGGCGCTCTTCGGTGCCAGCTTCAGCTTATGA
- a CDS encoding c-type cytochrome yields the protein MPIFLLKSLFSLAVLASALTGIFTAFEIFGRAEQKFNRDTLRKIHRANGILYLVLCLGLTYLCFGFLVRTKAEPSVRVTFHALFAVSVLLLLSFKILVTTIYRQFYAKLQTAGLILALFSLCMIATSAGYYLLITKLGKEIPAVGSSDQKKAAGAEQAGMIARTDPESITKGKELYEDKCTFCHDPLTNKTLTGPGHKGILKNPRLPVSGKPAIPDNIAAQLRSPFKDMPSFSYLSDEEVLHIIAYLNTL from the coding sequence ATGCCGATTTTTCTTCTGAAATCTCTTTTCTCACTGGCTGTGCTCGCATCTGCGCTCACTGGGATATTTACTGCCTTTGAGATCTTCGGCAGGGCCGAGCAGAAGTTCAACCGCGACACTCTCAGAAAAATTCATCGGGCGAATGGCATTTTGTATCTTGTTCTCTGTCTCGGTCTGACCTATCTTTGCTTTGGATTTCTGGTACGGACCAAGGCCGAGCCGTCTGTCAGGGTGACGTTCCATGCGCTGTTTGCCGTTTCTGTACTGCTTCTTCTTTCTTTCAAGATCCTGGTTACAACTATATACCGGCAGTTCTATGCAAAGCTTCAGACCGCAGGCCTTATTCTGGCACTGTTCAGCCTCTGCATGATCGCGACGTCGGCTGGATATTACCTCCTGATCACAAAACTCGGGAAAGAGATCCCGGCTGTTGGATCATCTGACCAGAAAAAGGCAGCTGGAGCCGAGCAGGCAGGGATGATCGCCAGGACTGATCCTGAAAGCATCACGAAGGGAAAAGAACTGTATGAAGACAAATGCACCTTCTGCCATGACCCTCTTACCAACAAGACGTTAACCGGTCCCGGTCATAAAGGAATTCTGAAAAATCCCCGGCTTCCGGTGAGCGGAAAGCCTGCTATACCCGACAATATCGCTGCGCAGCTCAGAAGCCCGTTTAAGGACATGCCGTCATTTTCCTACCTGTCTGATGAAGAGGTCTTGCACATAATCGCATATCTCAATACCCTCTGA